One genomic window of Actinoalloteichus hoggarensis includes the following:
- the menE gene encoding o-succinylbenzoate--CoA ligase: MTRKSLLALDVDSTVPSAELVVAALARALDGGPALLPLPAGPEDERARLLAALRPDRPLDDDSVAVIVPTSGSTGVPKGVLLTAAALRASAAATHDRLGGPGRWLLALPARHVAGIQVINRSLSAGAAPVVLDSTAGFRPGGFAAAAHAVLADGGRCYTSLVPTQLMRLVAEGGAGLAALRRFDAVLCGGAATSPALLARARAEGVAVQTTYGMSETSGGCVYDGLPLAGVGVRPAEGAGPAAVELSGPMLATGYRLDPAGTAAAFVDGWFRTGDLGEVDEHGVLRVLGRVDDVINTGGVKIAPTPVEEVLTAQPGVAEACVVGLPDPEWGALVAAAVVPVDPARPPDAEALRAAVRERLGAASAPKACRMVSTLPVRGPGKVDRRAVRALLLADRDG; the protein is encoded by the coding sequence GTGACACGAAAATCGCTTCTGGCCCTGGACGTCGACTCCACCGTGCCGTCGGCCGAGCTGGTCGTGGCGGCCCTGGCACGGGCGCTGGACGGCGGGCCCGCGCTGCTGCCGCTGCCCGCAGGCCCCGAGGACGAGCGGGCCCGGCTGCTGGCGGCGTTGCGGCCGGACCGGCCGTTGGACGACGACTCCGTGGCCGTGATCGTGCCCACGTCGGGCTCCACCGGCGTTCCCAAGGGGGTCCTGCTCACCGCCGCCGCCCTCCGGGCCTCGGCCGCCGCGACGCACGACCGGCTGGGCGGCCCCGGCCGTTGGCTGCTCGCCCTGCCCGCCCGGCATGTCGCGGGCATCCAGGTGATCAACCGTTCGCTGTCGGCGGGCGCCGCGCCCGTCGTGCTGGACTCGACGGCGGGATTCCGCCCCGGCGGATTCGCCGCCGCCGCGCATGCCGTGCTCGCCGACGGCGGCCGCTGCTACACATCCCTGGTGCCCACCCAGCTCATGCGGCTGGTGGCCGAGGGCGGCGCGGGCCTCGCCGCCCTGCGTCGGTTCGACGCGGTGCTGTGCGGCGGCGCGGCCACCTCGCCCGCGCTGCTGGCCAGAGCGCGCGCCGAGGGGGTCGCGGTGCAGACGACCTACGGCATGAGCGAGACCTCCGGCGGCTGCGTCTACGACGGTCTGCCGCTCGCGGGCGTCGGCGTCCGCCCCGCCGAGGGCGCCGGGCCCGCGGCGGTGGAGCTCTCCGGGCCGATGCTGGCGACGGGGTACCGGCTCGACCCGGCGGGCACGGCGGCGGCGTTCGTCGACGGCTGGTTCCGGACCGGCGACCTCGGCGAGGTGGACGAGCACGGCGTGCTCCGGGTCCTGGGCCGCGTCGACGACGTCATCAACACCGGCGGCGTCAAGATCGCCCCGACACCGGTGGAGGAGGTGTTGACCGCGCAGCCCGGCGTGGCCGAGGCCTGCGTGGTCGGCCTGCCCGACCCCGAATGGGGTGCGCTGGTCGCCGCGGCGGTGGTGCCCGTCGATCCCGCCCGGCCGCCGGACGCCGAGGCCCTCCGGGCGGCGGTCCGCGAGCGGCTCGGCGCGGCCTCGGCCCCGAAGGCCTGCCGGATGGTGTCCACGCTGCCGGTGCGCGGTCCGGGCAAGGTCGATCGGCGGGCGGTGCGGGCGCTGCTGCTGGCGGACCGGGACGGCTGA
- the menD gene encoding 2-succinyl-5-enolpyruvyl-6-hydroxy-3-cyclohexene-1-carboxylic-acid synthase — MNPSTAQARVIVDELIRHGLRTAVLCPGSRNAPFSLALAEAARSGRLELHVRVDERGAGFLALGAAKATGRASAVFCTSGTAAANLHPAVAEADRACVGLLVVTADRPAELRAAGANQVIDQHRLFGAATRLFAELGVAENRPGQQAYWRSQASRIWHAVSGAAGPAGPAQLNVPLREPLLPGGEDPWCEPLAGRDDGGGWTRRHRPAAVSPLRPTTARGLVLLAEPDDTVDVAAIAAWARRNGWPLLAETGGVGVPDGALTAGMHLLADEDFLAAHRPEQVVCVGRPTVFRQVQRLLSRSDVDVLLLAAHEAVAPANDVRAVGDDLRDSTVAADPEWSSAWERADRTTTATVAALLAEQPAPTALRYTAELVAALPAGALLTVGSSNPARDVALCARSRPDLRVLRNRGAAGIDGTVSVAAGAALAVTAGPRRAAVPAVTDAADDAGGAVDGAAGRADRVGAEAADLDTASAPACYALLGDLTFLHDVNGLLVGTAERRPELTIVVVNDDGGGIFELLEQGAPEHRESFERVFATPHGVALGPLCAAYGVEYELVASPERLREALRPRPALRVVEVRTDRSDLRALHTALRDRVASALRAAR; from the coding sequence GTGAACCCCTCGACCGCCCAGGCGCGGGTCATCGTCGACGAGCTGATCCGGCACGGGCTGCGCACCGCGGTCCTGTGCCCCGGCTCCCGCAACGCCCCGTTCTCGCTGGCGCTGGCCGAGGCGGCCAGGTCGGGCCGCCTCGAACTGCACGTCCGCGTCGACGAACGGGGCGCGGGCTTCCTGGCGTTGGGCGCGGCGAAGGCGACGGGCCGTGCCTCGGCGGTGTTCTGCACCTCGGGCACGGCGGCCGCGAACCTGCATCCGGCCGTCGCGGAGGCCGACCGGGCGTGCGTGGGCCTGCTGGTGGTCACCGCCGACCGGCCTGCCGAGCTCCGGGCGGCGGGCGCCAACCAGGTGATCGACCAGCATCGCCTGTTCGGTGCCGCCACCCGGCTGTTCGCCGAGCTGGGCGTGGCGGAGAACCGACCGGGCCAGCAGGCGTACTGGCGCAGCCAGGCGAGCCGGATCTGGCATGCCGTCTCGGGCGCCGCCGGGCCTGCCGGGCCCGCTCAGCTCAACGTCCCCCTGCGGGAGCCGCTGCTGCCGGGAGGCGAGGACCCGTGGTGCGAGCCGCTGGCGGGCCGGGACGACGGCGGCGGCTGGACCCGGCGGCACCGTCCGGCGGCGGTGTCGCCCCTGCGGCCGACCACCGCGCGCGGCCTGGTGCTGCTCGCCGAGCCCGACGACACCGTCGACGTCGCGGCGATCGCGGCCTGGGCGCGGCGCAACGGCTGGCCGCTGCTCGCCGAGACCGGCGGCGTCGGCGTGCCGGACGGCGCGCTGACCGCCGGAATGCACCTGTTGGCGGACGAGGACTTCCTGGCCGCGCACCGACCGGAACAGGTGGTGTGCGTCGGGCGGCCGACGGTCTTCCGACAGGTGCAGCGCCTCCTGTCCCGGTCGGACGTCGACGTGCTGCTGCTCGCCGCGCACGAGGCGGTGGCCCCGGCCAACGACGTCCGTGCCGTCGGCGACGACCTCCGCGACTCCACCGTCGCCGCCGACCCGGAGTGGTCTTCCGCCTGGGAGCGGGCCGACCGAACGACGACGGCCACGGTGGCGGCGTTGCTGGCCGAGCAGCCGGCACCGACCGCGCTGCGGTACACGGCCGAGCTGGTGGCGGCGCTGCCCGCCGGGGCCCTGCTGACGGTCGGGTCTTCGAACCCCGCCCGTGACGTGGCCCTGTGCGCACGGTCTCGGCCCGATCTGCGGGTGCTGCGCAACCGGGGAGCGGCGGGGATCGACGGCACCGTCTCCGTCGCGGCGGGCGCCGCGTTGGCGGTGACCGCCGGGCCCCGGCGTGCGGCGGTGCCCGCGGTGACCGATGCGGCCGACGACGCGGGCGGCGCGGTCGACGGCGCCGCCGGGCGCGCGGACCGTGTCGGGGCGGAGGCCGCCGACCTCGACACGGCCTCGGCGCCCGCCTGCTACGCGCTGCTCGGCGACCTGACCTTCCTGCACGACGTCAACGGACTGCTCGTGGGGACGGCGGAACGGCGCCCCGAGCTGACCATCGTGGTCGTCAACGACGACGGCGGCGGCATCTTCGAGCTGCTGGAGCAGGGCGCCCCCGAGCATCGGGAGTCCTTCGAGCGGGTGTTCGCCACCCCGCACGGCGTGGCGCTGGGTCCGCTGTGCGCGGCCTACGGGGTCGAGTACGAGCTGGTCGCCTCTCCGGAGCGGCTGCGCGAGGCGCTGCGGCCGCGACCTGCCCTGCGGGTCGTGGAGGTGCGCACCGACCGCTCCGATCTTCGAGCCCTGCACACCGCGTTGCGGGACAGGGTCGCCTCGGCGCTGCGCGCGGCGCGCTGA
- a CDS encoding 1,4-dihydroxy-2-naphthoate polyprenyltransferase: MATVAQWIEGARPRTLPNAVSPVLVGTGAAIGLGEFVWWMALGALCLAVALIVGVNYANDYSDGIRGTDTVRTGPLRLVGSGAAKPQHVLRAALISLGLAAAGGVALTVASAQWWLAPVGAVCVAAAWFYTGGKRPYGYAGFGEVAVFVFFGLVAVLGTVYLQAGRISGIDIGAAVAVGAFSSAVLVANNLRDIETDAAVGKRTLAVLLGDRDTRNLYLALVTVPFLITTLMGFRNTWALLGFLAVPLIVPALRAVLGGATGRRLVGVLGETGLAMLLWSTTTAVALAVA, translated from the coding sequence ATGGCGACAGTCGCACAGTGGATCGAGGGAGCCCGCCCGAGGACTCTGCCCAACGCCGTGTCTCCGGTGTTGGTGGGCACCGGGGCGGCCATCGGACTCGGCGAGTTCGTGTGGTGGATGGCGCTCGGGGCGCTGTGCCTCGCCGTGGCGCTGATCGTCGGCGTGAACTACGCCAACGACTACTCCGACGGCATCCGGGGCACGGACACGGTGCGGACCGGGCCGCTCCGACTGGTCGGCTCCGGAGCGGCGAAGCCCCAGCACGTCCTGCGTGCGGCGTTGATCAGCCTGGGGCTGGCGGCGGCCGGTGGTGTGGCGCTGACCGTGGCGTCGGCGCAGTGGTGGCTGGCCCCGGTCGGCGCGGTCTGTGTGGCGGCGGCCTGGTTCTACACGGGCGGGAAGCGACCCTACGGCTACGCGGGCTTCGGCGAGGTCGCCGTGTTCGTCTTCTTCGGGCTGGTGGCCGTGCTGGGCACGGTGTACCTCCAGGCCGGTCGGATCAGCGGGATCGACATCGGGGCAGCCGTGGCGGTCGGCGCGTTCTCCAGTGCCGTGCTCGTCGCGAACAATCTTCGCGACATCGAGACCGACGCGGCCGTGGGCAAGCGGACGTTGGCGGTGCTCTTAGGAGACCGCGACACCCGGAACCTCTACCTGGCCCTGGTGACCGTGCCGTTCCTCATCACCACCCTGATGGGTTTCCGCAACACGTGGGCGCTGCTCGGCTTCCTGGCCGTGCCGCTGATCGTGCCCGCGTTGCGAGCGGTGCTGGGCGGCGCGACCGGGAGGCGGCTGGTCGGCGTGCTCGGCGAGACGGGTCTGGCGATGCTGCTCTGGTCGACGACGACGGCCGTCGCGCTCGCGGTGGCCTGA
- the paaC gene encoding 1,2-phenylacetyl-CoA epoxidase subunit PaaC: MSFDNAYAALADEHEDTRWAYGTGFDDALSRVDRALPSNVDPAELARYCLMLGDDALILAQRLAEWCSRGPELEEDVAIANIALDLLGQARMLLTRAGEAEGEGRTEDTLAYLRGTSEFRNVVLVETDCGPGPGGDFAVTMVRLLIFATWRLACFQRLTESADPVLAAVAAKGVKELAYHRDHAAQWVVRLGDGTAESARRTAAGLERVRPWLGELFVPHPVESALATAGIAVDPSSLRGEVAAVLRQVLAAADLADRTSDLVAALGAVPTGEHGREGRHTPALADLLAEMQSEARADPAAVW, from the coding sequence GTGTCCTTCGACAACGCCTACGCGGCGCTGGCCGACGAGCACGAGGACACGCGCTGGGCCTACGGCACGGGATTCGACGACGCGCTGAGCAGGGTGGACCGTGCGCTGCCGTCGAACGTCGACCCCGCCGAACTCGCGCGGTACTGCCTGATGCTCGGCGACGACGCGTTGATCCTGGCGCAGCGGCTCGCCGAATGGTGTTCCCGGGGCCCGGAGCTGGAGGAGGACGTCGCGATCGCCAACATCGCCCTGGACCTCCTCGGCCAGGCGCGAATGCTGTTGACGCGGGCGGGCGAGGCGGAGGGCGAGGGCCGCACCGAGGACACGCTGGCCTATCTCCGCGGCACGTCCGAGTTTCGCAACGTCGTCCTCGTCGAGACCGACTGCGGGCCCGGTCCCGGCGGCGACTTCGCCGTCACGATGGTCCGGCTGCTGATCTTCGCCACCTGGCGGCTGGCCTGTTTCCAGCGGTTGACCGAGTCGGCGGACCCGGTGCTCGCCGCCGTGGCGGCCAAGGGCGTCAAGGAGCTGGCCTATCACCGGGACCACGCCGCGCAGTGGGTGGTCCGGCTCGGCGACGGCACGGCCGAGTCGGCGCGCCGGACGGCGGCCGGCCTGGAGCGGGTGCGGCCGTGGCTCGGTGAGCTGTTCGTCCCGCATCCGGTGGAGTCGGCGCTGGCCACGGCCGGGATCGCGGTCGATCCGTCGAGCCTGCGCGGCGAGGTCGCGGCGGTCCTGCGGCAGGTGCTCGCCGCCGCCGACCTCGCGGACCGGACGTCCGACCTGGTCGCGGCCCTCGGGGCGGTCCCGACCGGCGAGCACGGCCGCGAGGGACGTCACACCCCGGCGCTGGCCGACCTGCTCGCCGAGATGCAGTCCGAGGCCAGGGCGGACCCGGCGGCGGTGTGGTGA
- a CDS encoding PLP-dependent cysteine synthase family protein — translation MTIVDRCSAVSRAWVSEAVRIIEADANRSADTHLLRYPLPAAWGIDLYLKDESTHPTGSLKHRLARSLFLYGLCNGWITDGTALVEASSGSTAVSEAYFARLLGLPFIAVMPRSTSCQKIELIEREGGRCHFVDEPDAIYREARRLTAELGGHYLDQFTHAERATDWRGNNNIAESVFHQLALETHPEPTWVVVGAGTGGTSATIGRYIRYRRHATRLAVVDPEHSVFFDAWRTGDTDLVGTRGSRIEGIGRPRVEPSFVGEAIDRMIKVPDAASIATIRYVVGPLGRRVGGSTGTSLWGAFRLIAEMRAQGRTGSLVTLLCDGGERYAQTYFSDEWVSGQGLELTPHTEVLRRFHETGEWTESAPR, via the coding sequence GTGACCATCGTCGATCGTTGTAGTGCGGTGAGTCGTGCCTGGGTCAGCGAAGCGGTGCGGATCATCGAGGCGGACGCCAATCGCAGCGCCGACACGCATCTGCTGCGCTATCCGCTTCCCGCGGCGTGGGGGATCGACCTCTATCTCAAAGACGAGTCGACACATCCGACCGGCTCGCTGAAGCATCGCCTGGCGCGGTCGCTCTTCCTCTACGGACTGTGCAACGGCTGGATCACCGACGGCACCGCGCTCGTCGAGGCGTCGTCCGGTTCGACCGCGGTGTCCGAGGCGTATTTCGCGCGGCTGTTGGGCCTCCCGTTCATCGCCGTCATGCCGAGATCGACGAGCTGTCAGAAGATCGAGTTGATCGAGCGCGAAGGGGGACGTTGCCATTTCGTCGACGAACCCGACGCGATCTACCGAGAGGCGCGGCGGCTGACCGCCGAACTCGGCGGCCACTATCTGGACCAGTTCACCCACGCCGAACGCGCCACGGACTGGCGAGGCAACAACAACATCGCCGAATCGGTCTTCCACCAGCTCGCCCTGGAGACCCACCCCGAACCGACGTGGGTCGTGGTCGGCGCGGGAACGGGCGGCACGAGCGCGACCATCGGCCGCTACATCCGTTATCGACGACATGCCACCCGGCTCGCCGTCGTCGACCCGGAGCACTCCGTCTTCTTCGACGCCTGGCGGACCGGCGACACCGATCTGGTGGGCACCCGTGGCTCCCGGATCGAGGGGATCGGGCGACCGAGGGTGGAGCCTTCGTTCGTCGGAGAGGCCATCGATAGGATGATCAAGGTCCCGGACGCGGCTTCGATCGCTACGATCCGCTACGTCGTGGGGCCACTGGGCAGGCGCGTCGGCGGCTCGACCGGGACCAGCCTGTGGGGAGCGTTCCGGCTCATCGCGGAGATGCGGGCACAGGGACGCACCGGGAGCCTCGTCACGCTGTTGTGCGACGGCGGCGAACGCTATGCCCAGACGTACTTCTCGGACGAGTGGGTGAGCGGGCAGGGCCTGGAACTCACACCGCACACCGAGGTGTTGCGCCGGTTTCACGAGACCGGCGAGTGGACGGAGTCCGCGCCACGCTGA
- a CDS encoding DUF3592 domain-containing protein → MLLGLGVLVTLMSVLLVSGARVSDARIEADLGETTAEVLSVSLPRTLVRYNTPEGAVHSPQTGVLYPAGLSEQDLVRVEYDREEPDLVRVAGRDFTLTLLPVSLVLVSTWAVLLTTVWLVCRSRRAAASAADRSDAPPAG, encoded by the coding sequence GTGCTGCTCGGTCTCGGAGTGCTGGTCACCCTGATGAGCGTGCTGCTGGTGTCCGGGGCGCGGGTCAGCGACGCCCGCATCGAGGCCGATCTCGGCGAGACCACGGCGGAGGTGCTCTCCGTCTCGCTGCCCAGGACGCTGGTCAGGTACAACACGCCGGAGGGGGCCGTACACAGTCCGCAGACCGGCGTGCTCTACCCGGCGGGACTGAGCGAACAGGATTTGGTGCGCGTCGAGTACGACCGTGAGGAGCCGGATCTCGTCCGGGTCGCCGGGCGGGACTTCACCCTCACACTGCTGCCCGTGTCGCTCGTCCTCGTGTCGACCTGGGCGGTCCTGCTGACGACCGTCTGGCTGGTGTGCCGCTCACGACGCGCCGCGGCCTCGGCGGCGGACCGATCCGACGCGCCCCCGGCGGGCTAG
- the paaB gene encoding 1,2-phenylacetyl-CoA epoxidase subunit PaaB: protein MTESPAGQDAGTPRAAWPLFEVFVRGKRGLNHVHVGSLHAPDAPMALRNARDLYTRRNEGVSIWVVPAAAVTASSPDEKDAFFEPSGDKVYRHPTFYAIPDDVPHL from the coding sequence ATGACGGAGTCTCCCGCCGGGCAGGACGCCGGGACGCCTCGGGCCGCCTGGCCGTTGTTCGAGGTCTTCGTCCGGGGCAAGCGCGGGCTGAACCACGTCCACGTCGGATCGCTGCACGCCCCCGACGCCCCGATGGCCCTGCGCAACGCCCGTGACCTCTACACCCGGCGCAACGAGGGCGTCAGCATCTGGGTGGTCCCCGCCGCCGCGGTCACCGCGTCCAGTCCGGACGAGAAGGACGCCTTCTTCGAGCCCAGCGGCGACAAGGTCTACCGGCACCCCACCTTCTACGCCATTCCCGACGACGTCCCCCACCTGTGA
- a CDS encoding isochorismate synthase: MAADSDADLLALLPDPEPVFSWVHGGEGLVGWGEAARIEVKGADRFAEAERWWADLVAAADVEDAVGLPGTGLVAFVSMSFADEPGSSVVIVPKVVVGRRDGVTWRTELRDDDEPFAPAVQPVRRVRVTRYSEGRLSVTDYRKAVAGAVERMRAGELAKVVLAHDLIAETDSPLDQRFLLRNLADRYPSCWVFAVDGLIGATPEMLLRKTGETVESRVLAGTAWPGAGESAESRLSSAKNRSEHEFAIRSLADTLRPYCTELHVPETPSVLRLPNVAHLASDVTGRLDPDTTAGPGALLRLGHAVHPTAAVGGTPRTEAVALIAELEAMDRGRYAGPVGWIDADGDGELGIALRCAELRGSLVRLFAGCGIVSGSDPDAEVREAAAKMLPIRDALEAT; the protein is encoded by the coding sequence GTGGCAGCTGATTCGGATGCTGACCTGCTGGCGCTGCTCCCCGACCCCGAACCGGTGTTCTCCTGGGTTCATGGCGGCGAAGGCCTCGTCGGCTGGGGCGAGGCCGCCCGCATCGAGGTCAAGGGAGCAGATCGCTTCGCGGAGGCCGAGCGGTGGTGGGCCGACCTGGTCGCCGCCGCCGACGTCGAGGACGCCGTCGGTCTGCCGGGTACCGGCCTGGTGGCCTTCGTCAGCATGAGCTTCGCCGACGAGCCGGGCAGCTCGGTGGTGATCGTGCCCAAGGTGGTGGTCGGCAGGCGTGACGGCGTCACCTGGCGGACCGAACTGCGGGACGACGACGAGCCCTTCGCCCCGGCCGTCCAGCCGGTGCGTCGTGTGCGGGTGACCCGTTACTCGGAGGGCAGGCTCTCCGTCACCGACTACCGCAAGGCGGTCGCGGGCGCGGTGGAACGCATGCGGGCGGGCGAGCTGGCCAAGGTGGTGCTCGCGCACGACCTCATCGCCGAGACCGACTCCCCGCTCGACCAGCGCTTTCTGCTACGGAACCTCGCCGACCGGTATCCGAGCTGCTGGGTGTTCGCGGTGGACGGTCTCATCGGCGCCACCCCGGAGATGCTGCTGCGCAAGACCGGCGAGACGGTCGAGTCACGAGTGCTGGCGGGTACCGCGTGGCCGGGGGCGGGCGAGTCGGCTGAATCGCGGCTGAGTTCGGCGAAGAACCGCAGCGAACACGAGTTCGCGATCCGGTCGCTGGCCGACACGCTGCGACCCTACTGCACCGAACTGCACGTTCCCGAGACACCGAGCGTGCTGCGGCTGCCGAACGTGGCCCATCTGGCCAGCGACGTCACCGGCAGGCTCGATCCCGACACCACGGCGGGCCCCGGCGCGCTGCTGCGGCTCGGCCACGCCGTGCATCCGACGGCGGCGGTCGGCGGCACCCCCAGGACCGAGGCGGTCGCGCTCATCGCCGAGCTGGAGGCCATGGACCGAGGCCGGTACGCGGGTCCGGTCGGCTGGATCGACGCCGACGGCGACGGCGAGCTGGGCATCGCCCTGCGCTGTGCCGAGCTGCGCGGCTCGCTGGTCCGCCTGTTCGCCGGTTGCGGCATCGTCTCCGGTTCGGACCCCGACGCCGAGGTCCGCGAGGCCGCGGCGAAGATGCTCCCGATCCGCGACGCCCTGGAGGCGACCTGA
- the paaA gene encoding 1,2-phenylacetyl-CoA epoxidase subunit PaaA: MVESESRIEPRDWMPDAYRATLIRQIAQHAHSEIIGMQPEGAWISRAPTLRRKAALLAKVQDEAGHGLYLYAAAETLGVDRAELTTKLIEGRQKYSSIFNYPTPTFADVGVIGWLVDGAAICNQVPLCRTSYGPYARAMIRICKEESFHQRQGYELLMTMMGGTTRQRAAVQDAVDRWWWPSLMMFGPPEGSSPNTARSMAWRIKRHTNDELRQRFVDMTVPQANRLGVRLPDPELRWNPDREAHDFGTPDWDELYRVVRGDGPCNAERIAHRRQAHEAGTWVREAATVHAAKRAAGTARVDRTAVEA; this comes from the coding sequence CTGGTCGAGTCGGAGAGCCGGATCGAACCACGCGACTGGATGCCCGACGCCTACCGGGCCACCCTCATCCGGCAGATCGCTCAGCACGCGCACTCCGAGATCATCGGCATGCAGCCGGAGGGCGCCTGGATCTCGCGAGCACCCACCCTGCGCCGCAAGGCCGCCCTGTTGGCGAAGGTCCAGGACGAGGCAGGCCACGGGTTGTACCTCTACGCCGCCGCCGAGACCCTCGGCGTCGACCGTGCGGAACTGACCACGAAGCTGATCGAGGGCAGGCAGAAGTACTCCTCGATCTTCAACTACCCGACACCGACCTTCGCCGACGTCGGAGTGATCGGCTGGCTGGTGGACGGCGCGGCCATCTGCAACCAGGTCCCGCTGTGCCGCACCTCCTACGGGCCCTACGCACGCGCGATGATCCGGATCTGCAAGGAGGAGTCCTTCCATCAGCGGCAGGGTTACGAGCTGCTGATGACCATGATGGGCGGCACGACCCGCCAGCGTGCGGCCGTGCAGGACGCGGTGGACCGCTGGTGGTGGCCGTCGTTGATGATGTTCGGCCCGCCGGAGGGCTCGTCGCCCAACACCGCGCGCTCGATGGCCTGGCGGATCAAACGCCACACCAACGACGAGCTTCGGCAGCGGTTCGTCGACATGACGGTTCCGCAGGCCAACCGGCTCGGGGTCCGGCTGCCCGATCCCGAACTGCGCTGGAACCCCGACCGCGAGGCACACGACTTCGGCACGCCGGACTGGGACGAGCTGTATCGGGTGGTGCGCGGCGACGGTCCGTGCAACGCGGAGCGGATCGCCCATCGCAGGCAGGCGCACGAGGCGGGCACCTGGGTCCGGGAGGCGGCGACCGTGCACGCGGCCAAGCGGGCGGCGGGCACCGCGCGGGTCGACCGGACGGCGGTCGAGGCATGA
- the menB gene encoding 1,4-dihydroxy-2-naphthoyl-CoA synthase, which produces MTDPAHSSIELACDWRSAGEYQDIRYEVADGIAKITIDRPEVRNAFRPKTLFELSDAFNRARDDDQIGVIILTGQGDLAFCSGGDQRIRGDDGYIGHDENDPVASKGIGRLNVLDLQVQIRRTPKPVIAMVAGYAIGGGHVLHIVCDLTIAADNARFGQTGPKVGSFDGGYGSGLLARIVGQKKSREIWYLCKQYGAEEAEKMGLVNTVVPLAELERETVSWARQMLRHSPLALRMLKASHNAVDDGLAGVQQLAGDSTLLFYMTEEAQEGRDAYREKRTPDFDKFPKRP; this is translated from the coding sequence GTGACCGATCCCGCGCACTCCTCCATCGAACTCGCCTGTGACTGGCGATCCGCAGGCGAGTACCAGGACATCCGGTACGAGGTCGCCGACGGCATCGCGAAGATCACGATCGACCGTCCCGAGGTCCGCAACGCCTTCCGGCCCAAGACGCTCTTCGAGCTGTCCGATGCCTTCAACCGGGCTCGCGACGACGATCAGATCGGCGTCATCATCCTCACCGGACAGGGCGACCTGGCGTTCTGCTCCGGCGGGGACCAACGCATCCGAGGCGACGACGGCTACATCGGGCACGACGAGAACGACCCGGTCGCGAGCAAGGGCATCGGCAGGCTCAACGTGCTCGACCTCCAGGTGCAGATCCGGCGGACGCCCAAGCCGGTGATCGCCATGGTCGCGGGATACGCGATCGGCGGCGGACACGTGCTGCACATCGTCTGCGACCTGACCATCGCGGCGGACAACGCGCGCTTCGGCCAGACCGGGCCGAAGGTCGGCTCCTTCGACGGCGGTTACGGCTCCGGGCTGCTCGCCAGGATCGTCGGGCAGAAGAAGTCTCGGGAGATCTGGTACCTCTGCAAGCAGTACGGCGCGGAGGAGGCCGAGAAGATGGGCCTGGTCAACACGGTGGTCCCGCTGGCCGAACTCGAGCGCGAGACGGTGAGCTGGGCCCGGCAGATGCTGCGACACTCGCCGCTGGCGCTGCGGATGCTCAAGGCTTCGCACAACGCCGTCGACGACGGCCTGGCGGGCGTGCAGCAGCTCGCGGGCGACTCGACGCTGCTGTTCTACATGACCGAGGAGGCCCAGGAGGGCCGGGACGCCTACCGGGAGAAGCGCACGCCCGACTTCGACAAGTTCCCGAAACGGCCGTGA
- a CDS encoding inositol monophosphatase family protein → MTKTTAHPAPPADFGLLRTAACLAHQAGLLAANLFHGDRRRAAITDAAGVTAVERAVEESIRAGLGADAPGDAVVGRLGDDEPGGGDRRWLIHPLDGVPFFCGGIPLFTLLLTCADAHGVAAGVLVMPMQQELLYAGRGRGTRLSTGPEFVPEQSRLTRISAATADGDRVLWPEDVGGVPYKTALLATGRADAVVIAAPPSARRWWTPLPLIVREAGGLIADAAGDEAGRGTLLACGQAGHDELRGRLFDQ, encoded by the coding sequence GTGACCAAGACGACCGCCCACCCCGCGCCACCCGCCGACTTCGGACTGCTCCGGACCGCTGCCTGCCTCGCACACCAGGCCGGCCTGCTCGCCGCGAACCTCTTCCACGGCGATCGAAGACGGGCCGCGATCACGGACGCGGCGGGCGTGACCGCGGTGGAGCGCGCCGTCGAGGAGTCGATCCGCGCGGGACTCGGCGCCGACGCTCCCGGCGACGCCGTCGTGGGCAGGCTCGGCGACGACGAGCCCGGCGGCGGCGATCGACGCTGGCTGATCCATCCGCTCGACGGCGTTCCGTTCTTCTGCGGCGGGATTCCGTTGTTCACCCTGCTCCTCACCTGCGCCGATGCGCACGGCGTCGCGGCAGGCGTCCTCGTGATGCCCATGCAGCAGGAGCTGCTGTACGCGGGCCGAGGGCGCGGCACCCGCCTGTCCACGGGGCCGGAGTTCGTCCCGGAACAGTCCAGGCTCACCCGGATCTCGGCCGCGACGGCGGACGGCGACCGGGTGCTGTGGCCCGAGGACGTGGGCGGGGTGCCGTACAAGACCGCGCTGCTGGCCACGGGGCGAGCGGACGCCGTGGTCATCGCCGCGCCGCCCTCGGCGCGACGATGGTGGACGCCGCTGCCGTTGATCGTGCGGGAGGCCGGCGGGCTGATCGCCGACGCCGCGGGCGACGAGGCGGGCCGAGGCACCCTGCTGGCCTGCGGGCAGGCCGGGCACGACGAGCTGCGCGGCAGGCTGTTCGATCAATGA